A stretch of Clostridium formicaceticum DNA encodes these proteins:
- a CDS encoding ParA family protein: MAKVIAVFNQKGGVGKTTTNVNLSACIASKGKRVCVIDIDPQGNSTSGFGVDKDQLEYSIYDVMLNQIDIKKVIVKTEYDHIDLIPSSSELAGAEIELVATKKRETILKRAVATIKDNYDYVFVDCPPSLGLLTINSLSAVDSVLIPIQCEYYALEGVSQLMNTIQLVKTSLNPKLEVQGVVLSMFDGRTNLSIQVVDEVKNYFKGKVYTTIIPRNVRLAEAPSHGKPVIYYDKKSKGAEAYSELAEEFIELEEDVI, from the coding sequence ATGGCTAAAGTAATAGCAGTTTTTAATCAAAAGGGGGGCGTGGGGAAAACGACTACAAACGTCAATCTTAGCGCTTGTATAGCTAGCAAAGGGAAAAGAGTATGTGTTATAGACATTGATCCTCAAGGCAATAGTACCAGTGGTTTTGGTGTAGACAAAGATCAGTTGGAATATAGTATCTATGATGTTATGTTAAACCAAATAGATATAAAAAAAGTTATTGTAAAAACCGAATATGATCATATAGATTTAATACCTTCTAGCAGTGAATTAGCAGGGGCAGAAATAGAATTGGTTGCTACAAAAAAAAGAGAAACCATACTGAAAAGAGCTGTTGCTACAATTAAAGATAATTATGATTATGTTTTTGTAGACTGTCCCCCTTCGCTAGGCTTATTAACCATTAACTCTTTATCCGCTGTAGATAGTGTACTTATACCTATTCAATGTGAATACTATGCTCTGGAGGGGGTAAGCCAGCTGATGAATACAATACAGTTAGTGAAAACCAGTTTAAACCCTAAGTTAGAGGTCCAGGGGGTAGTACTAAGTATGTTTGATGGAAGAACAAATCTATCGATACAGGTGGTTGACGAAGTAAAAAATTATTTTAAAGGAAAAGTATATACCACCATCATACCTCGAAATGTAAGACTTGCAGAGGCGCCTAGCCACGGAAAGCCAGTTATTTACTATGATAAAAAATCTAAAGGTGCAGAAGCTTATTCAGAATTAGCAGAAGAATTTATAGAACTAGAAGAGGATGTGATTTAA
- a CDS encoding TMEM165/GDT1 family protein, whose translation MLRMIITTFFIVFIAELGDKTQLQTMLLVTQCKSVWPVFIGASLALIFSSLIGVFAGAFLTKYIPTYYLQTAAGVAFVVIGVLTLTGKI comes from the coding sequence ATGCTGCGTATGATTATAACAACCTTTTTTATTGTATTTATTGCAGAATTAGGGGATAAAACCCAACTCCAGACCATGCTGCTGGTAACACAATGCAAATCTGTATGGCCGGTATTTATAGGGGCTTCTTTAGCACTAATATTTAGTTCTCTCATTGGTGTCTTTGCTGGAGCATTTTTAACAAAATATATTCCCACCTATTATTTGCAAACAGCTGCTGGTGTTGCTTTTGTTGTTATAGGTGTTCTTACCTTAACAGGAAAGATTTAG
- a CDS encoding ParB/RepB/Spo0J family partition protein has translation MSATERKVLEICIDSVISNPYQPRKTFSQASLQELSQSIKVYGVLQPISVRQIGEGKYELIAGERRVKAAKLANLKTIPAIINHQISDKDSAILAIIENLQREDLNFIEEAEGYFNLIEDHGLTQQELAIRIGKNQSTIANKLRILRLREDIKQKLLESHLTERHARALLKLPDDELRVLALEKVIKNDYNVKKTEELIQSMLEEITAEEEPKRQQKIKSFMNYKIYINTIKQAYDAIKDKQEKAEFKQVDKGDFIEVTVKIPKG, from the coding sequence ATGAGTGCTACTGAAAGAAAAGTTCTAGAAATATGTATAGATTCTGTTATTTCCAACCCTTATCAACCTAGAAAAACTTTTTCTCAGGCAAGTTTACAAGAGCTGAGTCAATCTATAAAAGTATATGGTGTGTTACAACCTATAAGCGTGCGGCAGATCGGGGAAGGAAAATATGAGTTAATCGCTGGTGAAAGAAGAGTAAAAGCAGCAAAATTAGCTAATCTCAAAACAATACCTGCTATTATTAATCATCAAATTAGTGATAAGGATTCTGCTATTTTAGCGATTATAGAAAATCTTCAAAGGGAAGATTTGAATTTTATAGAAGAAGCAGAAGGTTATTTCAATTTAATTGAGGATCACGGTCTAACACAACAAGAATTAGCTATACGTATAGGAAAAAACCAATCCACCATTGCAAATAAGCTAAGAATTCTTCGATTGAGAGAAGATATTAAACAAAAACTACTAGAAAGTCATTTGACAGAAAGACATGCTAGAGCTTTACTCAAGCTTCCTGATGATGAATTAAGGGTTTTAGCTTTAGAAAAGGTAATAAAAAACGACTATAATGTTAAAAAAACTGAAGAGCTTATACAAAGTATGCTAGAGGAAATAACGGCAGAAGAAGAACCTAAGAGACAACAAAAAATTAAAAGTTTTATGAACTATAAAATATACATTAATACCATTAAACAGGCTTACGATGCTATCAAAGATAAGCAGGAGAAAGCGGAGTTTAAACAGGTAGATAAAGGAGATTTTATAGAGGTAACCGTTAAGATACCTAAAGGCTAG
- the rsmG gene encoding 16S rRNA (guanine(527)-N(7))-methyltransferase RsmG, protein MTLTALLKEGSNALGVELNEKQINQLLNYKDILLEWNKKMNLTAIEEEKEVVIKHFLDSISCGKVQQLKPIGKVIDVGTGAGFPGIPLKVIFPELKVTLLDSLNKRINFLKEVCLQLELKDVEFIHGRAEDFGQDKKHREVYDYAVARAVAPLNILVEYCLPFVKVGGFFICQKGKALDEELHEGKRAIEILGGKVVDQQHITLPFSDITHSILVIEKTKQIPTKYPRKAGKPTKNPL, encoded by the coding sequence ATGACATTAACAGCACTGTTAAAAGAAGGAAGCAATGCATTAGGAGTAGAGCTCAATGAAAAACAAATCAACCAATTATTGAATTATAAAGATATATTATTGGAATGGAACAAAAAAATGAATCTAACAGCGATTGAAGAAGAGAAGGAAGTTGTTATAAAACATTTTTTAGATTCCATATCCTGTGGAAAGGTTCAGCAGTTAAAGCCAATAGGAAAAGTGATCGATGTAGGTACGGGAGCAGGTTTTCCCGGCATTCCTTTAAAAGTGATTTTTCCTGAACTGAAGGTAACTTTATTAGATTCTTTAAATAAAAGAATTAATTTTTTAAAGGAAGTATGTCTTCAACTAGAACTTAAAGATGTAGAATTTATTCATGGAAGAGCTGAGGATTTTGGTCAAGATAAGAAGCATAGAGAAGTTTATGATTATGCAGTAGCTAGGGCAGTAGCTCCTTTAAATATTTTGGTGGAATATTGCTTGCCTTTTGTAAAGGTAGGAGGTTTTTTTATTTGTCAGAAGGGTAAAGCTTTAGATGAAGAACTACATGAAGGAAAAAGAGCTATTGAGATACTGGGAGGTAAAGTAGTAGATCAACAACATATCACCTTACCCTTTAGCGATATCACCCACAGTATTTTAGTCATAGAAAAAACAAAACAAATTCCAACAAAATATCCTAGAAAAGCAGGCAAACCCACAAAAAACCCTCTATAA
- the mnmE gene encoding tRNA uridine-5-carboxymethylaminomethyl(34) synthesis GTPase MnmE: MYIDDTIAAIATAPGEAGIGIVRISGDRALSIVDKIFQSKPGKKLSDFPVRRMTYGYIIDPDTGEKIDEVLAYYTKGPYTYTKEDVVEINCHGGVIPVKKILQLVLRKGARAADAGEFTKRAFLNGRIDLAQAEAVMDLISAKTDKGFDVALDQLEGTLSKKVDHTRKKLLDMLAHIEVSIDFAEEDIDEVTLDYLLNKGVEVKKEIENLLKTADAGKILREGLNTVIVGKPNVGKSSLLNALLKESRAIVTEVPGTTRDVIEEQLNIRGIPLKIMDTAGIRETEDIVEKIGVEKSKEFFNKADLVIFMLDISTELTREDIEIMELIQNKKALILINKIDLSQRANLEKIKNLMENKKVIKISLIEEKGLEEVEEAIEELVYKGEIKAKERLLVTNVRHKNSLEKALEAMEDGIEAIKKKMPLDFIEVDIKNTWERLGEITGDTVAEDIIDHIFKNFCIGK, from the coding sequence ATGTACATAGATGATACAATAGCTGCTATAGCTACAGCTCCCGGAGAAGCGGGTATAGGCATTGTTAGAATTAGTGGGGATCGTGCTTTAAGTATTGTGGATAAGATTTTTCAATCAAAACCAGGAAAAAAGTTAAGTGATTTTCCTGTTAGAAGAATGACTTATGGTTATATTATTGATCCTGATACAGGAGAAAAAATAGATGAGGTATTGGCTTATTATACAAAGGGTCCCTACACTTATACGAAGGAAGATGTGGTAGAAATCAACTGTCATGGCGGTGTAATTCCTGTCAAAAAAATATTACAGTTGGTGTTAAGGAAGGGAGCTAGGGCAGCTGATGCCGGAGAATTTACAAAAAGAGCTTTTCTTAATGGAAGAATAGATTTGGCACAAGCAGAAGCAGTAATGGATCTAATCAGTGCTAAGACAGACAAAGGTTTTGATGTGGCGTTAGACCAGTTAGAGGGGACTTTGTCAAAAAAGGTAGATCATACAAGAAAAAAACTTTTAGATATGTTAGCGCATATAGAGGTTTCTATAGACTTTGCAGAAGAAGATATTGATGAAGTTACCTTGGATTATTTATTGAATAAGGGTGTAGAGGTTAAAAAGGAGATAGAAAACCTACTAAAAACTGCAGATGCAGGTAAAATCTTAAGGGAAGGGCTAAATACTGTTATTGTAGGGAAGCCCAACGTAGGAAAGTCTTCTTTATTAAATGCTCTATTAAAAGAATCAAGAGCCATTGTTACTGAAGTGCCGGGTACCACAAGGGATGTTATTGAAGAACAGTTGAATATAAGAGGAATACCTTTAAAAATTATGGATACTGCTGGTATAAGAGAAACAGAAGATATTGTTGAAAAAATAGGTGTTGAAAAATCTAAAGAATTTTTTAATAAAGCAGATTTGGTTATTTTTATGTTGGATATTTCAACAGAATTAACAAGAGAAGATATAGAAATTATGGAATTAATTCAAAATAAAAAAGCGCTTATTCTTATCAATAAAATAGATTTATCTCAGCGGGCAAATTTAGAGAAGATAAAAAACTTAATGGAAAATAAAAAGGTGATAAAAATATCTTTGATAGAAGAAAAAGGATTAGAGGAAGTAGAAGAAGCTATTGAGGAATTAGTCTATAAAGGAGAAATTAAAGCAAAGGAGCGACTTTTAGTAACCAATGTAAGACACAAAAACTCTCTTGAAAAGGCTTTAGAAGCTATGGAAGATGGCATTGAAGCCATCAAGAAAAAAATGCCTCTAGATTTTATTGAAGTAGATATAAAAAATACTTGGGAACGATTAGGAGAGATTACAGGAGATACAGTGGCAGAAGATATCATTGATCATATTTTTAAGAATTTTTGTATTGGAAAATAA
- the jag gene encoding RNA-binding cell elongation regulator Jag/EloR, whose amino-acid sequence MKSIESTGKTIEEAVQQGLNELGKSREQVEVKIIDIPSKGFLGLIGTKLAKVRLTVVDRPEDDVKIFLEDLFKGMDLEVQMQIEAKGDTLNIYLEGPNMGVVIGRRGQTLDAVQYLASLVVNKNREDYLKVFIDTEDYRRKREETLVKLANKMARKVKKIGRTITLEPMNPYERRIIHSTLQGNPFVQTYSEGEEPYRKVAITVRK is encoded by the coding sequence ATGAAGTCAATAGAATCAACTGGAAAAACAATTGAAGAAGCTGTTCAGCAAGGTCTTAATGAATTAGGAAAAAGTAGGGAACAGGTAGAAGTAAAAATTATAGACATACCATCTAAGGGGTTTTTAGGTCTCATTGGTACAAAATTAGCAAAAGTAAGATTAACGGTTGTTGATCGTCCGGAAGATGATGTTAAAATATTTTTAGAGGACTTATTTAAGGGAATGGACTTAGAAGTACAAATGCAAATTGAAGCTAAGGGAGATACTTTAAATATTTATCTAGAGGGTCCTAATATGGGTGTTGTTATTGGTAGAAGAGGACAAACATTAGATGCGGTACAGTATTTAGCTAGCCTAGTAGTAAATAAGAATAGAGAAGACTATTTGAAAGTATTTATTGATACAGAAGATTATAGAAGGAAAAGAGAAGAGACTTTAGTGAAATTAGCCAATAAAATGGCTAGAAAAGTGAAAAAAATCGGAAGAACCATTACGCTTGAACCTATGAACCCCTACGAAAGAAGAATTATTCACTCTACACTACAGGGAAATCCTTTTGTGCAAACCTATAGCGAAGGGGAAGAGCCCTATAGAAAGGTAGCAATTACCGTTAGGAAGTGA
- a CDS encoding YidC/Oxa1 family membrane protein insertase, producing the protein MDIIAQPLGALLRLIYQLVGDYGLSIILFTVVVKLIMVPLTIKQTKSMKKMQEVQPKIKEIQEKYKNDKEKMNTKVMELYKEYNVSPFGGCLPLLIQFPIIIGLFSVLRNPVNHGFAQEVVEAGFLWLPSLSQADPFILPLLAGFTTYLSSVTMTSAGGKQDPTQNMMKYFFPVMIFIWGRSFPSGLTLYWVVSNVFQVVQQVIINKPYSQIKEGSN; encoded by the coding sequence TTGGACATTATTGCACAACCGTTAGGTGCATTATTGAGACTGATCTATCAGTTAGTAGGAGATTATGGTTTATCGATTATACTTTTTACTGTTGTCGTGAAGTTAATCATGGTTCCGCTAACGATTAAACAGACAAAGTCTATGAAAAAAATGCAGGAAGTTCAACCGAAAATAAAAGAAATTCAAGAAAAGTATAAAAATGATAAAGAAAAAATGAATACCAAAGTGATGGAACTCTATAAAGAATATAATGTTAGCCCCTTTGGAGGGTGCTTACCTTTATTAATTCAGTTTCCTATTATCATTGGTTTGTTTTCAGTACTAAGAAATCCTGTAAACCATGGTTTTGCTCAAGAAGTTGTAGAGGCTGGTTTTTTATGGTTACCAAGTTTATCTCAAGCAGATCCTTTTATACTACCTTTGTTGGCAGGATTTACTACCTATCTATCTAGTGTAACAATGACTTCAGCTGGTGGTAAGCAAGATCCAACACAAAATATGATGAAATATTTCTTTCCAGTGATGATTTTCATATGGGGAAGAAGTTTTCCATCTGGACTTACTCTTTATTGGGTAGTAAGTAACGTGTTCCAGGTAGTGCAGCAGGTAATTATTAATAAACCCTATTCTCAAATAAAGGAGGGTTCCAATTAA
- the rnpA gene encoding ribonuclease P protein component — protein MKAANRLRKNEDFRKVYKEGNSIANKLLILYIKKNGFTYNRAGFTVSKKVGKSVVRSTVKRQMRESYRLNDMKIIQGYDLVFVARQGCNGASFQEIQSALLHLIGMKKLLRKR, from the coding sequence ATGAAGGCTGCCAATAGATTAAGAAAAAATGAAGATTTTCGCAAAGTATATAAAGAGGGAAACTCTATAGCGAATAAGTTGCTTATTTTGTATATAAAGAAAAATGGTTTTACTTATAATAGGGCAGGCTTCACGGTTTCGAAAAAAGTAGGAAAAAGTGTTGTAAGAAGCACAGTAAAACGACAGATGAGGGAAAGTTATCGACTAAACGACATGAAAATAATTCAAGGTTATGATTTGGTCTTTGTTGCTAGACAGGGATGTAATGGAGCCTCTTTTCAGGAAATACAGAGTGCGTTACTTCATTTAATAGGAATGAAGAAATTATTGCGAAAAAGGTAG
- the rpmH gene encoding 50S ribosomal protein L34, producing the protein MKRTYQPKKRQRSKEHGFRKRMKTKNGRNVLKSRRLKGRKKLTA; encoded by the coding sequence GTGAAAAGAACATATCAGCCAAAAAAGAGACAAAGAAGTAAAGAGCATGGATTCAGAAAGAGAATGAAGACGAAAAATGGTAGAAATGTATTAAAAAGTCGTAGATTAAAAGGCAGAAAGAAATTGACAGCATAA
- the dnaA gene encoding chromosomal replication initiator protein DnaA → MKENLPQIWEHTLRLIKAELTEVSFNTWIKTIEPISLQSNQIILGTPNDFIKDILNNRYITLISNALKQATSKQFEIKIIVPTEDTIKSLEKNNRQHNRAPLESLSNLQLNPKYTFDTFVIGNSNRFAHAACVAVAESPAKAYNPLFIYGGVGLGKTHLMNAIGHYILQHNPNTKVAYVSSETFTNELINSIRDDRNVEFRNKYRNVDVLLIDDIQFIAGKESTQEEFFHTFNALHESSKQIIISSDRPPKDIPTLEDRLRTRFEWGLITDIQAPDFETRTAILRKKAQMENIDVPDEVMLYIAKKIQSNIRELEGALIRIVAYSSLTNSDVTIDLASEALKEIFSSKARQLNTSLIKEVISNKFHIKLEDLDSKKRTRAIAYPRQIAMYLTRELTDLSLPKIGEEFGGRDHTTVMHAHEKISNDIKNDPDLKEKIEKIISDLKGN, encoded by the coding sequence ATGAAGGAAAATCTGCCTCAAATCTGGGAACACACCCTGAGGTTAATAAAAGCAGAATTAACAGAAGTAAGTTTTAATACCTGGATCAAGACAATTGAACCTATTTCTTTGCAAAGTAATCAAATTATTTTGGGCACACCTAATGATTTTATTAAAGACATCCTAAACAATCGTTACATTACCTTGATTAGTAATGCCTTAAAACAGGCTACCTCTAAGCAATTTGAAATTAAAATTATTGTACCAACAGAGGATACGATTAAAAGCTTAGAAAAAAACAATCGACAACATAATAGAGCACCTTTAGAAAGTTTATCTAATCTACAGTTAAACCCAAAATATACCTTTGATACTTTTGTTATAGGGAACAGCAATAGATTTGCTCATGCAGCCTGTGTAGCAGTAGCAGAGTCTCCTGCAAAAGCTTATAATCCTCTCTTTATCTACGGAGGTGTTGGTCTAGGTAAAACTCACTTAATGAATGCAATAGGTCACTATATATTGCAGCATAATCCCAATACAAAGGTAGCCTATGTCTCTTCTGAAACTTTTACAAATGAATTAATTAATTCTATAAGAGATGATAGAAATGTAGAATTCAGAAATAAGTATCGCAATGTTGATGTTCTTTTAATTGATGATATTCAATTCATTGCTGGTAAAGAAAGTACTCAAGAGGAATTTTTCCATACTTTTAATGCATTACATGAATCTAGTAAACAAATTATTATCTCTAGTGATAGACCCCCAAAGGACATACCTACCCTTGAAGATCGCCTTCGAACAAGATTTGAATGGGGCCTTATTACAGACATCCAAGCACCTGACTTTGAAACAAGAACAGCTATACTAAGAAAAAAGGCTCAAATGGAAAACATTGATGTTCCTGATGAGGTGATGCTCTATATCGCTAAAAAAATCCAATCAAACATACGAGAATTAGAGGGAGCCCTTATTCGTATTGTTGCTTATTCCTCCCTTACAAATAGTGATGTAACCATAGACTTAGCTAGTGAAGCATTAAAAGAAATTTTTTCTTCTAAAGCAAGACAGTTGAACACATCGCTTATTAAGGAGGTAATTTCTAATAAATTTCATATAAAATTAGAGGATTTGGATTCTAAAAAACGCACAAGAGCGATTGCCTATCCTCGTCAAATTGCTATGTATCTCACTAGAGAATTGACAGATCTATCTTTGCCGAAAATTGGAGAAGAATTTGGTGGAAGAGATCATACGACAGTCATGCATGCTCACGAAAAAATATCAAATGATATAAAAAATGACCCTGATTTAAAGGAGAAAATAGAGAAAATTATTAGTGATTTAAAAGGCAATTAG
- the dnaN gene encoding DNA polymerase III subunit beta, whose product MRFLCEKKTLVHSISIVQKAVSSKTTLPILKGIHIEVIKDYLKLVATDLEIGIEHTVEVNTYEEGSVVVDARLFSEIIRKLPDAEVEIILKENNQLYIKCENSEFNIICYDPQDFPELPSIEEEYSYEIHQDLFKNMIRQTVFAASQDETRLVLTGALMEIEENTLNMVALDGYRLALRKGKIDASIDNKVILPAKALNEINRILTDEEETIHITLTENHALFIIGNTKLISRLLEGEFISYKQIIPKEYKSKVRVKTKSLLDSIERASLLAREGKNNLVKFMIDDDKMTISSNSELGKVQEEVAIYLEGESIEIAFNSKYFIDALKIIEDEEVYLEFTTNLSPGILKPVTNDYYIYLVLPVRLSAN is encoded by the coding sequence ATGCGTTTTTTATGCGAAAAAAAAACACTAGTACATAGTATTAGTATTGTTCAAAAAGCTGTTTCTTCTAAAACAACTTTACCGATCCTAAAGGGGATTCATATAGAGGTTATAAAAGACTACTTAAAATTAGTAGCTACAGATTTAGAAATAGGGATAGAACATACAGTAGAGGTAAATACTTATGAAGAAGGATCTGTTGTAGTAGATGCAAGATTGTTTAGTGAAATTATTAGAAAGTTACCAGACGCAGAGGTAGAAATAATTTTAAAAGAAAATAATCAGCTTTACATCAAGTGTGAAAATAGTGAATTCAATATTATATGCTATGATCCCCAAGACTTTCCTGAGTTGCCTTCTATAGAAGAAGAATATTCTTATGAAATTCATCAAGATTTATTTAAAAATATGATTCGTCAAACAGTCTTTGCTGCATCACAGGATGAAACAAGGTTGGTTTTAACAGGTGCTTTGATGGAGATAGAGGAGAATACATTAAACATGGTGGCCTTGGATGGATACCGTTTGGCTTTAAGAAAAGGAAAAATAGATGCATCTATTGATAATAAAGTTATCTTGCCAGCGAAAGCTTTAAATGAAATCAATCGCATTCTTACAGATGAAGAAGAAACAATCCATATAACCTTGACAGAAAACCATGCTTTGTTTATTATCGGTAATACAAAACTGATTTCTAGGCTTCTTGAAGGAGAATTTATCAGTTATAAACAAATTATTCCAAAAGAATACAAATCTAAAGTTAGAGTAAAAACCAAGAGTCTATTAGATAGTATTGAAAGAGCTTCTTTATTAGCTAGAGAAGGAAAAAATAATTTGGTTAAATTTATGATCGATGATGATAAAATGACGATTAGCTCTAACTCCGAATTGGGGAAAGTTCAAGAGGAAGTTGCTATTTATCTAGAAGGAGAAAGTATAGAAATTGCTTTTAATTCAAAATATTTTATAGATGCCTTAAAAATAATAGAAGATGAGGAAGTTTATTTAGAATTTACTACAAATTTAAGTCCTGGTATATTAAAACCAGTCACCAATGATTATTATATTTATTTAGTTTTACCTGTAAGGTTATCTGCCAACTAA
- a CDS encoding RNA-binding S4 domain-containing protein, with protein sequence MLRSFKLEGEYIKLDQLLKSTDVVGSGGHAKIIILNEEVKVNGEVVTQRGKKIRAGDLVEVEGIKIKVI encoded by the coding sequence ATGTTAAGATCGTTTAAATTAGAGGGAGAATATATAAAATTAGATCAATTATTAAAATCTACAGATGTAGTAGGTAGTGGAGGACATGCTAAAATTATTATTTTAAACGAAGAAGTAAAGGTCAATGGAGAAGTTGTCACTCAAAGGGGAAAAAAGATTAGAGCTGGAGACCTTGTGGAGGTAGAAGGCATAAAGATTAAAGTTATTTAG
- the recF gene encoding DNA replication/repair protein RecF (All proteins in this family for which functions are known are DNA-binding proteins that assist the filamentation of RecA onto DNA for the initiation of recombination or recombinational repair.) produces the protein MLVEEVKLLDYRNYKQLQLQFHPKLNIFVGENAQGKTNILEALYVCAIGKSFRTNKDQEMVRMLKEHAYIKTSILKSTDKVEIEVLINRENNKRIKVNKLSLTKYGDLLGNLNVVLFSPEDLKIIKEGPNERRRFINNDISQILPRYYYTLVQYNKILQQRNKVLKNYKGKTIDLEVWDEQLIDHGAWLMIYRRNFIKRIAILAKLMHKKITDGLEILEVQYDSSIKIKEENEIKDIKEKFREALKEAQPLEERRGLTLIGPHRDDLIFKVNGLEIKKYGSQGQQRTAVLSLKLAELELMKGEVGEYPILLLDDVMSELDKKRQNYLIKNLKNVQTFITTTMIEPLNINNQEEYKLFHVYDGEIHRFSAK, from the coding sequence ATGTTAGTAGAGGAAGTAAAGCTACTGGATTATAGAAATTATAAACAATTACAGCTACAGTTTCATCCTAAGTTAAATATATTCGTAGGGGAAAATGCTCAAGGTAAAACGAATATTCTAGAAGCCCTATATGTATGCGCTATTGGAAAATCCTTTAGAACCAATAAGGATCAAGAAATGGTGAGAATGTTAAAGGAACATGCTTATATAAAAACTAGCATTCTTAAATCGACAGACAAAGTAGAAATTGAGGTATTAATCAATAGAGAAAATAATAAAAGAATAAAAGTAAACAAGCTATCTTTGACAAAATATGGAGATTTACTTGGTAATTTAAATGTTGTTTTGTTTTCTCCAGAGGATTTAAAAATTATTAAAGAAGGTCCTAATGAAAGAAGAAGATTTATCAATAATGACATTTCTCAAATACTACCAAGGTATTATTATACCTTAGTTCAGTACAATAAAATTTTACAGCAGAGAAATAAAGTGCTGAAAAACTATAAAGGGAAAACCATTGACTTAGAGGTATGGGATGAACAATTAATTGATCATGGTGCATGGCTGATGATTTATAGAAGAAATTTCATTAAAAGAATAGCTATTTTAGCTAAATTAATGCACAAAAAAATAACAGACGGTTTAGAAATATTGGAAGTTCAGTACGATAGCAGCATAAAAATTAAGGAAGAAAACGAAATTAAGGATATTAAAGAAAAATTTAGAGAGGCGTTAAAAGAGGCACAACCTTTGGAAGAAAGAAGAGGTTTAACGCTAATAGGACCTCATCGAGATGATTTGATTTTTAAAGTCAATGGTTTAGAGATAAAAAAATATGGTTCTCAAGGGCAGCAAAGAACAGCAGTACTTTCCTTGAAATTAGCAGAATTAGAGTTAATGAAGGGAGAAGTAGGAGAGTATCCTATCTTATTGTTGGACGATGTTATGAGCGAATTAGATAAAAAAAGACAGAATTATTTAATTAAAAATCTAAAAAATGTTCAAACTTTTATTACTACCACGATGATAGAGCCTTTAAATATAAATAATCAGGAAGAATATAAGTTATTTCATGTATATGATGGAGAAATCCACAGGTTTTCCGCAAAATAA
- the remB gene encoding extracellular matrix regulator RemB: MFLHLGGEFVVKIKDIIAILDIESALKSKDSKAFLKVCEEEEFIQNICEEEPRSIVIVERVENKNRCHKGAHKTVIYKSPISALTLQKRAGFIHTLPLS; encoded by the coding sequence ATGTTTCTTCATCTTGGAGGAGAGTTCGTTGTAAAGATAAAAGATATTATTGCAATTTTAGATATAGAGTCTGCTTTAAAATCAAAAGATAGCAAAGCGTTTTTAAAGGTTTGTGAAGAAGAAGAATTTATCCAAAATATATGTGAAGAGGAACCTAGATCGATTGTTATTGTAGAAAGAGTGGAAAATAAAAATAGGTGTCATAAAGGGGCCCATAAGACTGTCATATACAAGTCTCCTATTTCTGCATTGACACTACAAAAAAGAGCAGGATTTATTCATACACTTCCACTTTCCTAG